One Chitinophaga sp. H8 DNA window includes the following coding sequences:
- a CDS encoding beta-ketoacyl-[acyl-carrier-protein] synthase family protein, with protein MNRVVITGLGIYSCIGKNLEEVRDSLYKGRSGIVLDTDRKEFGYRSGLTGYVERPELKGLLDRRARLMMPEQAEFAFMSTTEALAHAGIDADYIDKTAVGLLFGNDSSAKPVIEATDIMREKKDTMLVGSGSVFQTMNSTVNMNLATIFKLRGINFSVSAACASGSHSIGLGYMFIKNGMQDCVVCGGAQEVNIYAMGNFDAIAAFSTREDDPAKASRPFDRDRDGLVPSGGAATVILESLESAQRRGATILGEVIGYGFSSNGAHISNPTVDGPVRSLEIALKDAGLQPGDVGYINAHATSTPAGDASEARAIHQVFGGSRPYVSSTKSMTGHECWMAGASEIVYSSLMMQHGFIAPNINLQNPDEDASKLNIVADTINKDFNIFLSNSFGFGGTNSSLIVKKWEGK; from the coding sequence ATGAACAGAGTAGTGATCACTGGTTTAGGAATCTACTCCTGCATAGGTAAAAACCTGGAAGAGGTGAGGGATTCATTATATAAGGGCCGTTCTGGTATTGTGCTGGATACGGACAGGAAGGAGTTTGGCTACCGGTCGGGATTGACAGGTTATGTAGAAAGGCCGGAATTAAAAGGGCTGCTGGACCGCAGGGCCCGGCTGATGATGCCGGAGCAGGCGGAGTTTGCTTTTATGTCTACCACAGAAGCATTGGCCCATGCGGGTATTGATGCGGACTATATTGATAAAACAGCAGTAGGGCTTTTGTTTGGCAATGATAGTTCTGCCAAACCGGTGATCGAAGCCACCGATATTATGCGGGAAAAGAAAGATACCATGCTGGTAGGTTCGGGTTCTGTATTTCAGACAATGAATTCTACCGTAAATATGAATCTGGCCACCATTTTTAAGCTGAGGGGGATAAATTTCAGTGTGAGTGCAGCTTGTGCCAGCGGATCACATTCCATTGGGCTGGGGTATATGTTTATCAAAAACGGGATGCAGGACTGTGTGGTCTGTGGGGGCGCCCAGGAGGTGAATATTTATGCGATGGGGAATTTTGATGCGATCGCCGCATTTTCCACACGGGAAGATGATCCTGCGAAGGCATCCCGGCCGTTTGACAGGGATCGGGATGGGCTGGTACCCAGTGGGGGCGCAGCTACTGTGATCCTGGAAAGCCTGGAATCTGCCCAACGCAGGGGCGCAACTATTCTGGGAGAAGTGATCGGATACGGATTCTCTTCCAATGGTGCCCATATTTCTAATCCTACGGTAGATGGCCCGGTGAGGTCGCTCGAAATAGCGCTGAAAGATGCGGGTTTACAACCTGGAGATGTGGGATACATCAATGCACATGCTACTTCTACACCGGCAGGGGATGCCAGTGAAGCCCGTGCCATACACCAGGTATTTGGGGGATCCAGGCCTTATGTCAGTTCTACCAAGTCAATGACCGGCCATGAATGCTGGATGGCAGGTGCCAGCGAAATTGTATATTCTTCCCTGATGATGCAACATGGGTTCATTGCTCCCAATATCAACCTGCAAAACCCCGATGAGGATGCCAGTAAACTTAATATTGTAGCAGATACCATTAATAAAGATTTTAATATATTTTTGTCTAATTCTTTTGGCTTTGGCGGTACCAATTCATCGCTGATTGTCAAAAAGTGGGAAGGTAAATAG
- a CDS encoding acyl carrier protein, whose protein sequence is MESKEIISITNKFLVEEFEAEPGLITPEANLKATLDLDSLDYIDMVVVIEDRFGFKVKPEDFQAIVTFQDFYDYVTTRVKQKELV, encoded by the coding sequence ATGGAGAGTAAAGAAATTATAAGCATCACAAATAAGTTCCTGGTAGAAGAATTTGAAGCGGAGCCAGGATTGATTACACCTGAAGCTAACCTCAAAGCCACGTTAGATCTGGACAGCCTGGACTATATTGATATGGTGGTAGTGATAGAAGACCGTTTTGGTTTTAAAGTTAAACCCGAAGATTTCCAGGCCATTGTAACCTTCCAGGATTTCTACGATTATGTGACCACCCGCGTTAAGCAAAAAGAACTGGTATAA
- a CDS encoding LpxL/LpxP family acyltransferase, with protein MPSWQGKSKGSKLGYSIFIGILRYGGVYPAYFLLRFVAFYYFLFSYSSSKPIYSYFRTKLGYSRWRALCSLYRNYYVFGQTIIDKVVVMADMDNKFTFHFEGEHYLREITGGKRGGILLSAHLGNWEVAGHLFKRLETRINIVMFDGEHERIKAYLASVTGKRNVNIIVIKDDLSHIYAINDALNNNELVCMHADRFVEGNKTLQVPFLGQEASFPAGPFLLAATFKVPVSQVYAFKESATHYHLYATAPRQYQGRRNQGMQEAVSDFVASLEEKVKQYPEQWFNYYDFWE; from the coding sequence ATGCCTTCCTGGCAGGGAAAGTCTAAAGGAAGCAAGCTAGGGTACAGTATCTTTATCGGTATTTTACGGTATGGAGGTGTGTATCCGGCGTATTTCCTGTTGCGTTTTGTAGCATTTTATTATTTTTTGTTTTCATATAGCTCCTCTAAACCCATTTATTCGTACTTCCGTACGAAGTTAGGGTATAGCAGGTGGCGTGCGTTGTGTAGCCTGTACCGTAATTATTATGTATTTGGGCAAACTATCATTGATAAAGTGGTGGTGATGGCCGATATGGATAATAAATTTACCTTTCATTTTGAAGGTGAACATTATCTCCGTGAGATAACAGGGGGTAAACGGGGAGGGATTTTACTGAGTGCGCATCTGGGCAACTGGGAAGTGGCCGGGCATTTATTTAAGCGGCTCGAAACCCGTATCAATATAGTGATGTTTGATGGGGAGCATGAGCGTATCAAAGCATATCTGGCTTCCGTAACAGGAAAGCGGAATGTAAATATTATTGTAATTAAGGACGATTTATCGCACATTTACGCAATAAATGACGCCCTGAACAACAACGAACTGGTATGCATGCATGCCGACCGGTTTGTAGAAGGGAATAAAACCTTACAGGTACCATTTTTAGGGCAGGAAGCATCGTTTCCTGCAGGCCCGTTTTTACTGGCGGCTACCTTTAAAGTACCGGTTTCGCAGGTATACGCCTTTAAAGAATCTGCTACGCACTACCATCTGTATGCTACTGCTCCGCGCCAATATCAGGGCCGCAGGAACCAGGGAATGCAGGAGGCAGTGAGTGATTTTGTGGCATCACTGGAGGAAAAAGTGAAACAATACCCGGAACAGTGGTTTAATTATTATGATTTTTGGGAATAG
- a CDS encoding 3-hydroxyacyl-ACP dehydratase, translating to MFIQEDDIINYIPQRPPMVMIGGLLAVEEQATRTGLQITADNIFVENGRFTTPGLMENIAQTAAARVGYIARQENTPVPVGFIGAVKDLEVFELPPAGAFIETETIIAHQVFNATVVTGKVLFEGRVMAQCEMKIFINP from the coding sequence ATGTTCATCCAGGAAGACGATATCATCAATTATATTCCTCAGCGCCCACCGATGGTGATGATTGGTGGTTTACTGGCAGTAGAAGAGCAGGCCACCCGTACAGGATTGCAGATTACGGCTGACAATATATTTGTGGAAAATGGCCGGTTTACTACACCCGGATTAATGGAGAATATCGCACAAACCGCAGCCGCCAGAGTGGGATATATTGCCCGTCAGGAAAATACACCCGTTCCGGTTGGCTTTATTGGTGCAGTAAAGGATCTGGAAGTTTTTGAATTGCCACCTGCTGGTGCATTTATAGAAACGGAGACCATCATAGCCCACCAGGTGTTTAACGCTACAGTGGTAACGGGTAAAGTGCTGTTTGAAGGACGCGTGATGGCCCAATGTGAAATGAAAATATTTATTAATCCCTAA
- a CDS encoding acyl-CoA thioesterase: MELTERANILVRFNEADPLGIVWHGHYVRYFEDGREAFGEKYGLRYLDIYKYGYTVPVVKVSCDYKRSLRYGDRAIVETRYIDTAAAKIKFEYTLYNAASGEIVAKGSSMQVFLDKETSTLQLTIPPFFEDWKKQWGVL; encoded by the coding sequence ATGGAATTAACCGAACGTGCCAATATACTGGTAAGATTTAATGAAGCAGATCCACTGGGCATAGTTTGGCATGGCCATTATGTAAGGTATTTTGAAGACGGGAGAGAGGCTTTCGGCGAAAAATATGGTTTACGCTACCTGGATATTTATAAATACGGATATACCGTACCGGTAGTAAAAGTAAGCTGTGATTATAAGCGGTCGCTGCGTTATGGTGATCGTGCCATTGTAGAAACACGGTACATAGATACCGCAGCAGCTAAAATAAAATTCGAATATACCCTGTATAATGCGGCTTCCGGAGAAATAGTAGCGAAAGGGTCATCCATGCAGGTATTCCTGGATAAGGAAACATCTACTTTGCAGCTGACCATCCCGCCATTTTTTGAAGATTGGAAAAAGCAATGGGGAGTGTTATAA